The following coding sequences lie in one Bacteroides helcogenes P 36-108 genomic window:
- the dnaJ gene encoding molecular chaperone DnaJ — translation MEKRDYYEVLEVEKTATVEEIKKAYRKKAIQYHPDKNPGDKTAEEKFKEAAEAYDVLSNPDKRARYDQFGHAGLGGAAGNGGPFGGFSGGMSMDDIFSMFGDIFGGHSGGGFGGGFSGFSGFGGGAQQQRRYRGSDLRVKVKLSLKEISTGVEKKFKLKKYVPCTHCHGTGAEGDGGSETCPTCKGNGTVIRNQQTILGTMQTRTTCPTCNGEGKIIKNKCKECAGEGIVYGEEVVTVKIPKGVAEGMQLSMGGKGNAGKHNGVPGDLLILVEEEQNPNLIRDENDLIYNLLLSFPTAALGGAVEIPTIDGKVKVKIESGTQPGKVLRLRGKGLPSVNGYGTGDLLVNVSVYVPETLNKDEKKTLEEMEASDNFQPNTSIKEKIFKKFKSLFE, via the coding sequence ATGGAAAAAAGAGATTACTACGAAGTATTGGAAGTCGAAAAGACTGCAACGGTAGAAGAAATAAAGAAAGCTTATCGCAAAAAAGCCATCCAATACCATCCGGACAAAAATCCGGGCGACAAAACGGCTGAAGAAAAATTCAAGGAAGCGGCAGAAGCATATGATGTGCTAAGCAATCCGGACAAGCGTGCCCGATACGACCAATTCGGCCATGCCGGACTTGGTGGTGCTGCTGGCAACGGAGGCCCGTTCGGTGGCTTTAGCGGCGGTATGTCCATGGATGATATATTCTCTATGTTTGGTGATATATTTGGCGGACATAGCGGTGGCGGATTCGGCGGAGGCTTTAGCGGTTTTAGTGGATTTGGCGGTGGCGCACAACAGCAGCGACGCTATCGTGGCTCGGATTTACGTGTCAAAGTAAAACTTAGCTTGAAAGAGATTTCTACCGGTGTAGAAAAGAAATTCAAACTGAAAAAGTATGTCCCCTGCACCCACTGTCATGGAACCGGAGCCGAAGGAGACGGAGGTTCAGAAACGTGTCCAACCTGCAAAGGCAACGGTACGGTGATCCGTAACCAACAGACCATTCTCGGAACCATGCAGACACGTACCACTTGCCCTACTTGCAACGGTGAAGGTAAAATCATCAAAAATAAGTGCAAGGAATGTGCCGGCGAAGGTATTGTATATGGAGAAGAAGTCGTAACTGTAAAAATACCCAAAGGTGTCGCCGAAGGTATGCAACTCTCCATGGGAGGGAAAGGTAATGCCGGAAAACACAACGGCGTGCCGGGAGACTTGTTGATTCTTGTGGAGGAAGAACAGAATCCGAACCTGATACGCGATGAAAATGACCTGATTTATAACCTACTCCTAAGTTTCCCCACAGCCGCATTGGGCGGTGCGGTAGAAATACCTACCATCGACGGCAAGGTAAAAGTGAAAATAGAATCGGGCACGCAACCTGGTAAAGTCCTCCGCCTGCGCGGCAAAGGTCTGCCCAGTGTGAATGGTTACGGAACTGGAGATTTACTGGTAAATGTCAGTGTATATGTGCCCGAAACTCTAAATAAGGACGAAAAGAAAACTCTGGAAGAAATGGAAGCATCAGACAACTTCCAACCAAACACATCAATCAAAGAAAAAATATTCAAGAAGTTCAAGAGTCTTTTTGAATAA
- a CDS encoding nucleotide exchange factor GrpE, producing MKKKSFYKKNKHNDMNPKEKEINEEELEVQAAQNECDEETTEKETAQENETPLTEEEKLTQELEKANEQIEEQKDKYLRLSAEFDNYRKRTMKEKAELILNGGEKSISSILPIVDDFERAIKNMETATDVVAVKEGVELIYNKFMSVLGQNGVKVIETKEKPLDTDYHDAIAVIPAPTEELKGKILDCVQTGYMLNDKVIRHAKVVVGE from the coding sequence GTGAAAAAGAAATCATTTTACAAGAAAAATAAGCATAACGATATGAATCCGAAAGAAAAAGAAATCAACGAAGAAGAATTGGAAGTTCAGGCTGCTCAAAATGAGTGTGATGAAGAAACAACCGAAAAAGAGACTGCACAAGAAAATGAAACTCCTCTGACGGAAGAAGAAAAACTCACGCAGGAGTTAGAAAAAGCCAACGAACAGATCGAAGAACAGAAAGACAAATACTTGCGTCTGTCCGCCGAATTTGATAATTACCGTAAACGCACCATGAAGGAAAAGGCTGAACTAATCCTGAATGGTGGTGAAAAAAGTATCAGTAGCATCCTTCCCATCGTAGACGATTTCGAACGTGCTATCAAGAATATGGAAACAGCGACTGATGTGGTTGCTGTCAAGGAGGGAGTAGAGCTCATCTACAACAAATTCATGTCTGTATTGGGACAAAACGGCGTAAAAGTAATTGAAACAAAAGAAAAACCGCTTGACACGGACTATCACGATGCCATTGCCGTAATTCCAGCACCAACTGAAGAATTGAAAGGCAAAATACTGGACTGCGTGCAAACCGGTTACATGCTAAACGATAAAGTAATCCGCCATGCCAAAGTGGTAGTCGGAGAATAA
- a CDS encoding DUF4377 domain-containing protein, which translates to MKKLFFFFLSTIFCMYMVALTSCSENNDSDSKTVLGQPYTIIVASELRQVEIPISDTENSVYDCMVVKVPEKYGNKELCWTPTSISGFTYEVGYEYELSVADIHVLTLGETYYDDNENVPRARLIKVISKVKKN; encoded by the coding sequence ATGAAAAAGCTATTCTTTTTCTTCTTGAGTACCATCTTCTGTATGTATATGGTAGCTTTAACCTCTTGTTCAGAAAATAATGATTCTGATTCAAAAACAGTATTGGGGCAGCCTTATACTATTATTGTTGCTTCTGAGTTGAGGCAAGTGGAAATTCCGATATCGGATACTGAAAATTCAGTTTATGACTGTATGGTGGTGAAAGTTCCCGAAAAGTATGGTAATAAGGAATTGTGCTGGACGCCGACATCCATCAGCGGCTTTACCTATGAAGTGGGGTATGAATACGAACTGTCTGTTGCTGATATCCATGTTCTGACTCTTGGAGAAACTTATTATGACGATAATGAAAATGTTCCGAGAGCAAGATTGATAAAGGTTATATCTAAAGTAAAAAAGAACTAA
- a CDS encoding SGNH/GDSL hydrolase family protein — translation MKKYFLFLIIFLGHALLSQAQFKWKNPQNQSFPVIRGRAWQTDLQGTYARLPSKAQNKVRKPLWDLSCNSAGLSVAFYSDSPEIKIKYVVKGARSMAHMPATGVSGVDLYATDRNGRSRWCAARYSFGDTIIYSYGGLTYEDSSDRGYGYELFLPLYNTVSFLEIGVKENASISFIPVSEEKPVVVYGTSIAQGACASRPGMAWTNIVRRKSGHPVINLGFSGNGKLEKELFDLLSEVDAKLYVIDCMPNMTADTAVIADRILKGVEILRARSNAPILLVEHSGYTNEYTSDGVKASYRATNLQLRKAYNALMNAEVADIYYLTKEEIGLSMDSMVEGVHPSDLGMQQYADAYLRKICEILERGKSR, via the coding sequence ATGAAAAAATACTTCTTATTTTTGATTATTTTCTTGGGGCATGCATTGCTGTCACAGGCTCAATTTAAATGGAAAAATCCCCAAAACCAGTCTTTCCCTGTAATTCGGGGCAGGGCATGGCAAACTGATTTGCAAGGTACTTATGCCCGTCTCCCTTCCAAGGCTCAAAACAAAGTGCGTAAGCCACTCTGGGATCTGTCTTGTAATAGTGCCGGACTATCTGTGGCTTTCTATTCTGACTCGCCGGAAATCAAGATAAAGTATGTGGTGAAAGGAGCCAGAAGCATGGCTCACATGCCTGCTACGGGCGTTTCGGGAGTCGATTTGTATGCCACAGATCGCAATGGGCGCAGCCGGTGGTGTGCTGCAAGGTATTCTTTCGGAGATACGATAATCTATTCTTATGGCGGGCTTACTTATGAAGACAGCTCCGACAGAGGTTATGGGTATGAGTTGTTTCTGCCTCTCTATAACACAGTCTCTTTTCTGGAAATAGGCGTGAAGGAGAATGCCTCTATAAGTTTCATCCCGGTTTCTGAAGAGAAACCTGTGGTTGTGTATGGCACTTCCATTGCTCAGGGGGCTTGTGCTTCACGTCCGGGAATGGCCTGGACGAATATTGTCAGGCGAAAATCGGGTCACCCTGTCATCAATCTGGGGTTTTCCGGAAACGGAAAGTTAGAAAAGGAACTCTTTGATCTGCTGTCCGAGGTAGATGCCAAGTTGTATGTAATAGATTGTATGCCCAATATGACTGCCGATACTGCTGTCATTGCCGACCGCATTCTAAAGGGGGTAGAGATACTTCGTGCCCGGAGTAATGCCCCCATCTTGCTGGTAGAGCATAGTGGGTACACGAATGAATACACATCGGACGGCGTGAAAGCATCCTATCGGGCTACCAATCTTCAGTTACGCAAAGCTTATAATGCCTTGATGAATGCGGAGGTGGCCGATATCTATTACTTGACTAAAGAAGAAATAGGCTTGTCGATGGATTCCATGGTCGAGGGAGTTCATCCAAGTGATCTGGGCATGCAGCAGTATGCTGATGCTTATCTCAGGAAAATCTGCGAGATATTGGAACGAGGAAAAAGCAGATAA
- a CDS encoding outer membrane beta-barrel protein, whose product MKRIMMVALLLVAVGIANAQKKSEFSVSYGVATSRSVNSSLGDAFDFHWLKTDNASYTGAVNMEYMYRLNSHWAVGVDFGYEHAQCDAMDETDADNIAKYKDDYFTVMLGGKYYWINGAKFRIYSKAAVGVSFVREKMTGIVDYTSSVMPDEQELFSDNATGFAYQVSPVALEIGKDFCGFLELGYGNQGVVQAGIRVRF is encoded by the coding sequence ATGAAACGAATAATGATGGTGGCACTTTTGTTGGTTGCTGTAGGCATTGCCAATGCGCAAAAGAAAAGCGAATTTTCTGTAAGCTACGGTGTTGCTACAAGTAGAAGCGTAAACTCTTCATTGGGAGATGCTTTTGATTTCCATTGGCTGAAGACGGATAATGCTTCTTATACTGGAGCTGTTAATATGGAATATATGTACAGGTTGAATTCTCATTGGGCTGTCGGTGTGGATTTTGGTTACGAACATGCTCAATGTGATGCAATGGATGAAACTGACGCAGACAACATCGCTAAATATAAGGATGATTATTTTACTGTAATGCTTGGGGGAAAATATTATTGGATCAATGGCGCAAAGTTTCGTATCTATTCTAAGGCTGCTGTCGGGGTTTCCTTTGTAAGAGAGAAAATGACGGGAATTGTAGATTATACTTCATCTGTGATGCCCGATGAGCAAGAACTCTTTTCGGATAATGCAACTGGCTTTGCTTATCAGGTTTCTCCTGTGGCATTGGAGATAGGAAAGGATTTCTGTGGCTTTCTGGAACTGGGATATGGCAATCAAGGGGTTGTGCAGGCAGGGATAAGAGTGCGTTTTTAA
- a CDS encoding NVEALA domain-containing protein, with the protein MKKKITICITLAVITALVAYQKLEKKAVLSDIVLQNIEALAQYENSSDCAEWAIKNCYEVFSLEYGDNYYASCAPTTMGGIAECGAIEAHKPAGMSKVNSCLQCIREH; encoded by the coding sequence ATGAAAAAGAAAATTACGATCTGTATTACTCTTGCTGTCATAACAGCATTAGTTGCTTACCAGAAGCTGGAAAAAAAAGCAGTTCTAAGTGATATTGTCCTTCAAAATATTGAAGCATTAGCTCAATATGAAAATAGCAGCGATTGCGCAGAATGGGCAATTAAAAATTGTTATGAGGTATTCAGCCTTGAATATGGAGATAATTATTATGCTTCATGTGCCCCCACAACAATGGGAGGTATAGCTGAATGTGGTGCTATAGAAGCTCACAAACCTGCCGGGATGTCAAAGGTAAACTCTTGCCTTCAATGCATTAGAGAACATTAA
- a CDS encoding cyclically-permuted mutarotase family protein yields MKYYLFLILFLLVCEASLAQKRTKVACVGNSITFGYTLADPKMDSYPSQLQRMLGNAYEVGNFGKSGATLLNKGHRPYMQQQEYRKAMEFAGDIAVIHLGINDTDPRDWPYFRDFFVRDYLALIDSFKTANPRCRVIIARMTPIADRHLRFESGTRDWHGEIQSAIETVARYAGVQLVDFHEPLYPYPFMLPDALHPTKEGAGILAKTVYSAITGDFGGLQLPAVYGSNMVLQRDCPLKIHGMANAGDEVTVTIGKQKHIARTGLDGKWSVVLRPLKVGSPYMMTISTVGRKLVYNNILAGEVWLCSGQSNMEFRLNNALTAKADIPEAVNENIRLFDMKGRWATNAVEWDASVLDSLNHLQYYKPAEWKKCSPAVAGNFSAVAYYFGKMLQDSLKVPVGLICNAVGGSPTEAWIDRSSLEHEFPAILRDWTRNDFIQDWVRGRAALNIKKSTDKQQRHPYEPCYLYEAGIRPLEQFPLKGVIWYQGESNAHNKDAHGRLFRLLVDSWRRNWDNADMPFYFVQLSSIDRPSWPWFRYSQLRLMKEISGIGMAVSSDYGDSLDVHPKAKKPIGERLARWALNKTYGKSGIVPSGPLFRSAECRGGAVYIEFDYGEGLRSADGKLLRTFEVAESEGLYEPAVAEVEGNYLKVYNEKIRNPRYVRYGWQPFTRANLVNAAGLPASTFRAELSVPRVCFTDFRQMRGFPSWNKDFSQGVSACFAGIAGGKLLMAGGCNFPGIPAKDGGEKKFYQDIYVADITADSAFHWKKAGRLPCPMAYGVSVSTPEGIICAGGMNKNGALNKVFRLRLKGNSTEMEPLPDLPCLLDNMTGALWGNLLYIAGGNKNGTPCNDLYCLDLDSLSAGWKRLPDFPGTPRIQPVSAVMLDMSGKPSFCLWGGFAASKGNRPASLSVDGYAYSPASGQWKVLPAPINADGDTVSLGGGAAVALSDSLLLCIGGVHKDIFLQALQETIPGYMTHPAEWYRFNQCLLVYNMRHGQWTEIMRTPDTARAGAALVFDGQNCFCINGELKPGIRTPMITRMKTIL; encoded by the coding sequence ATGAAATACTATTTGTTCTTGATTTTATTTTTGCTGGTATGTGAAGCCTCTTTGGCTCAGAAACGGACAAAGGTGGCATGCGTGGGAAACAGTATCACATTTGGTTATACACTGGCCGATCCCAAGATGGATTCTTATCCCTCCCAATTACAACGGATGTTGGGAAATGCTTATGAAGTGGGAAACTTTGGAAAATCAGGCGCCACTCTGCTGAATAAGGGACATCGCCCCTATATGCAGCAGCAGGAATATCGGAAAGCGATGGAATTTGCTGGGGATATAGCCGTAATCCATTTAGGTATCAATGATACGGATCCGAGAGATTGGCCCTATTTCCGTGATTTTTTTGTAAGAGATTATCTGGCTCTGATTGATTCGTTCAAAACTGCCAATCCCCGATGTAGAGTCATTATAGCTCGGATGACTCCGATTGCTGACAGACATCTGCGTTTCGAAAGCGGAACACGCGATTGGCATGGTGAAATCCAATCGGCTATCGAAACAGTCGCCCGGTATGCGGGGGTACAGTTGGTCGATTTTCATGAGCCACTTTATCCTTATCCGTTCATGCTTCCCGATGCCCTGCATCCTACCAAAGAAGGAGCAGGCATATTGGCAAAGACCGTATATTCAGCGATAACCGGTGACTTTGGAGGCTTGCAGCTTCCTGCCGTTTATGGTAGCAATATGGTGCTGCAGCGCGATTGCCCTCTGAAGATTCATGGCATGGCTAATGCCGGTGATGAAGTAACGGTAACTATAGGCAAGCAAAAACATATTGCAAGAACCGGTCTTGATGGCAAATGGTCAGTTGTCCTTCGTCCTCTGAAGGTTGGTTCACCCTATATGATGACTATATCCACGGTTGGACGAAAGTTGGTTTACAATAATATTCTGGCAGGTGAGGTATGGTTATGCTCCGGACAGTCCAATATGGAATTCCGCTTGAATAATGCTTTAACGGCAAAGGCGGATATTCCGGAGGCCGTTAATGAGAATATCCGTTTGTTCGATATGAAAGGCCGTTGGGCGACCAATGCGGTGGAATGGGATGCATCCGTACTCGATTCTTTGAATCATCTTCAGTATTACAAACCTGCGGAATGGAAAAAATGTTCTCCTGCAGTAGCCGGAAACTTTTCTGCGGTTGCTTATTATTTCGGCAAGATGTTGCAGGACAGCTTGAAGGTTCCCGTAGGGCTGATATGCAATGCTGTGGGAGGTTCGCCCACAGAGGCGTGGATAGATCGCAGCAGTCTGGAACATGAATTTCCGGCTATTTTGCGCGACTGGACCCGGAATGATTTTATCCAGGATTGGGTTCGTGGGCGTGCTGCTTTGAACATAAAGAAATCAACGGACAAGCAACAACGCCATCCGTATGAGCCTTGTTATTTGTATGAAGCCGGCATTCGTCCTTTGGAACAATTTCCGTTGAAAGGGGTAATATGGTATCAGGGTGAGTCGAATGCACATAATAAAGACGCACACGGGAGGTTGTTCCGGCTGTTGGTGGATAGCTGGCGCAGGAACTGGGATAACGCCGATATGCCATTCTATTTTGTGCAGCTTTCAAGTATCGACAGACCTTCGTGGCCATGGTTTCGATACAGTCAGTTACGGCTTATGAAAGAGATATCCGGGATAGGTATGGCTGTTTCCAGTGATTATGGAGATTCTTTGGATGTTCATCCCAAAGCAAAGAAACCGATAGGAGAACGGTTGGCTCGTTGGGCATTGAACAAGACGTATGGAAAGAGTGGGATAGTACCTTCGGGACCCTTGTTCCGCAGTGCAGAGTGTCGTGGTGGCGCTGTATATATCGAGTTTGACTATGGAGAGGGATTGCGCAGTGCAGATGGCAAGCTCTTGCGGACATTTGAAGTGGCGGAGTCAGAAGGACTCTATGAGCCGGCAGTTGCCGAAGTGGAAGGAAATTACTTGAAGGTGTATAACGAGAAAATCAGGAATCCTCGTTATGTGCGTTACGGATGGCAACCATTTACTCGTGCCAATCTGGTAAATGCTGCCGGGCTGCCGGCTTCTACTTTCCGTGCCGAGCTATCTGTTCCTCGTGTCTGTTTCACCGATTTTCGGCAGATGCGAGGTTTTCCCTCTTGGAATAAAGACTTTTCTCAAGGTGTTTCCGCTTGTTTTGCGGGTATTGCCGGTGGAAAGCTGTTGATGGCAGGTGGTTGCAACTTCCCCGGGATACCGGCAAAAGATGGTGGAGAGAAAAAGTTCTATCAAGATATTTATGTGGCGGATATAACAGCCGATTCTGCATTTCATTGGAAAAAGGCCGGGCGATTGCCGTGCCCGATGGCGTATGGTGTATCGGTTTCTACCCCGGAGGGCATTATTTGTGCGGGTGGCATGAACAAGAACGGCGCTCTGAACAAAGTATTCCGTCTTCGCTTGAAAGGAAACAGCACGGAGATGGAACCGCTACCCGATCTGCCTTGTCTGCTGGATAATATGACCGGCGCTCTATGGGGTAATCTGCTGTATATTGCCGGTGGAAATAAAAACGGCACTCCTTGCAATGATTTATATTGTCTGGATTTGGACAGCCTTTCGGCAGGTTGGAAGCGGCTTCCCGATTTTCCAGGTACTCCTCGCATACAGCCGGTCAGCGCCGTTATGCTTGATATGTCCGGTAAACCCTCTTTCTGTTTATGGGGAGGCTTTGCCGCTTCCAAAGGCAATCGTCCGGCTTCATTGTCAGTCGATGGCTATGCCTATTCGCCTGCTTCGGGGCAATGGAAAGTGTTACCGGCTCCCATAAATGCCGATGGCGATACGGTATCTTTGGGTGGGGGTGCGGCTGTTGCCCTGTCGGATAGTCTGTTGCTTTGTATAGGAGGTGTGCATAAAGATATCTTTTTGCAGGCACTTCAGGAAACCATTCCCGGTTATATGACTCATCCGGCAGAATGGTATCGCTTCAATCAATGTCTGCTGGTGTATAACATGCGTCATGGGCAATGGACGGAGATTATGCGTACACCGGATACGGCCCGTGCCGGTGCGGCATTGGTGTTTGATGGACAGAATTGCTTCTGCATCAATGGAGAATTGAAACCGGGAATTCGTACACCGATGATAACAAGGATGAAAACAATCCTATAA
- a CDS encoding family 20 glycosylhydrolase — translation MFLHVAAVEASGVQSNLLPRPQQISFIGQQFSMNKIQLITPVLRDAWVDFIQSSGGEVREKASRSIEVRLVDVLEGVTLNAGEAYKLKVTGNKISVEATTEQGVYWALQTLRQLQVQKGKTTCVQGCEVTDWPAFRVRGFMQDVGRSYISVEELKREIEVLSRFKINVFHFHLTENQAWRLESKIFPMLNDSVNIARMPGKYYTLEEARELVAFCKKHQVMLIPEIDMPGHSEAFVRTFRHDMQSAEGMKILKLLVEEVCETFDVPYLHIGTDEVRFTNKNFVPEMVAFVRSKGKKVISWNPGWKYKPGEIDMTQLWSYRGKAQPGIPAIDSKFHYLNHFDTFADIIALYNSRIYNVKQGSDDIAGTILAIWNDRLVQPEQNIILENHFYPNMLAMAERAWIGGGTEYFDKNGTILPGEDSEEFKAFADFEKRMLWHKAHTFKGYPFAYVKQTDVKWSITDAFPNGGDLSKVFPPEEALKETYTYDGKEYRTREAIGASIYLRHVWGTMLPCFYENPQENHTAYAYTWVYSPKDQEVGLWAEFQNYGRSEKDLAPLPGKWDYKGSRIWINDKEVMPPLWTATHRTLSNEVALGNENCVARPPLMVHLNKGWNKVFLKLPVGKFSIPEVRLVKWMFTAVFVTPDGEKAAEGLIYSPHKLR, via the coding sequence ATGTTTCTACATGTTGCTGCGGTAGAGGCTTCGGGTGTTCAGAGTAACCTGTTGCCTCGCCCGCAGCAAATCTCTTTTATCGGGCAGCAATTTTCTATGAATAAGATACAACTTATTACTCCGGTTTTACGGGATGCATGGGTCGATTTTATTCAAAGTTCGGGTGGAGAAGTCAGGGAAAAGGCTTCTCGTTCGATAGAGGTCAGGCTGGTGGATGTGCTTGAAGGTGTAACTCTCAATGCCGGTGAGGCTTATAAATTGAAAGTTACCGGTAATAAGATAAGTGTTGAAGCCACCACTGAGCAGGGAGTATATTGGGCATTGCAGACACTTAGGCAGTTACAGGTGCAGAAGGGAAAGACGACTTGCGTACAGGGGTGTGAAGTGACCGACTGGCCGGCTTTCCGTGTGCGTGGCTTTATGCAGGATGTTGGCCGTAGCTATATATCTGTTGAAGAGCTGAAGCGTGAGATTGAGGTTTTGTCTCGCTTCAAAATAAATGTGTTTCATTTCCATCTGACAGAAAATCAGGCATGGAGATTGGAAAGCAAAATCTTTCCGATGCTCAATGACAGTGTGAACATTGCCCGCATGCCCGGCAAATACTATACGCTTGAAGAAGCGCGTGAACTGGTGGCTTTCTGCAAGAAGCATCAGGTGATGCTGATTCCCGAGATAGACATGCCGGGGCATAGTGAGGCCTTTGTCCGTACTTTTCGCCATGATATGCAAAGTGCTGAGGGGATGAAGATTCTGAAACTATTGGTGGAAGAAGTGTGTGAGACATTTGATGTTCCTTATCTGCATATCGGAACGGATGAGGTGAGATTCACCAACAAGAACTTTGTGCCCGAAATGGTGGCTTTTGTACGTTCTAAGGGCAAAAAGGTGATTTCCTGGAATCCCGGATGGAAGTACAAGCCCGGAGAAATAGATATGACTCAATTGTGGAGTTATCGGGGAAAGGCGCAACCGGGCATTCCTGCCATTGATTCCAAATTTCATTATCTGAATCACTTCGATACTTTTGCGGACATTATAGCGTTGTATAACAGCAGGATATATAACGTCAAACAGGGGAGTGACGATATTGCCGGAACCATTCTTGCCATTTGGAACGACCGTTTGGTGCAGCCAGAACAGAACATTATTCTGGAGAATCATTTCTATCCTAATATGCTGGCTATGGCAGAGCGTGCATGGATAGGAGGCGGAACGGAATATTTTGACAAGAACGGAACCATCTTGCCGGGAGAAGATTCGGAGGAATTTAAGGCTTTCGCTGATTTTGAAAAGCGGATGCTTTGGCATAAGGCACATACATTCAAAGGTTATCCTTTTGCTTATGTGAAGCAGACTGATGTAAAGTGGAGCATAACAGATGCTTTTCCCAACGGGGGAGATCTGTCGAAAGTGTTTCCACCGGAAGAGGCATTGAAGGAAACTTATACATACGATGGAAAGGAATACCGCACCCGTGAGGCCATCGGGGCAAGTATTTATCTTCGTCATGTATGGGGAACGATGCTGCCTTGTTTCTATGAGAATCCGCAGGAGAACCATACGGCCTATGCTTATACTTGGGTGTATTCTCCCAAAGACCAGGAAGTGGGTTTGTGGGCTGAGTTCCAGAATTACGGGCGATCGGAGAAGGATCTGGCTCCTTTGCCGGGTAAATGGGATTATAAAGGAAGCCGCATCTGGATCAATGACAAGGAGGTGATGCCTCCCTTATGGACAGCCACCCACCGGACACTCTCCAATGAGGTGGCCTTGGGCAATGAGAACTGTGTGGCACGTCCTCCTCTTATGGTTCATCTGAACAAGGGATGGAATAAAGTTTTTCTGAAGTTGCCGGTCGGTAAGTTCTCAATACCCGAGGTACGCTTGGTGAAATGGATGTTTACCGCTGTCTTTGTCACTCCTGACGGAGAGAAAGCAGCAGAGGGATTGATTTATTCGCCTCACAAATTGAGGTAG